The following proteins are co-located in the Citrobacter freundii ATCC 8090 = MTCC 1658 = NBRC 12681 genome:
- a CDS encoding NAD(P)-dependent oxidoreductase, which yields MPQQNYLDELTPAFTPLLAIKEASRCLLCHDAPCSQDCPAQTDPGKFIRSIYFRNFKGAAETIRENNALGAVCARVCPTEKLCQRGCTRSGIDKPIDIARLQRFITDFEQQTAMKIYQPATKTLGKVAIIGAGPAGLQASVTLSNLGYDVTIFEKQAQPGGWLRYGIPEFRLPHSVLDHEIARIVEMGVTIKCNCEVGNALSVEQLKAEYRAVLVTPGMSYGSTLPLFEKANHVEIAVDFLQRARQSIGDITVAKSALIIGGGDVAMDVASTLKLLGCPSVTCVAREELADFPASDKEFSSTQALGVSIIDGFTPVAVSGNQVTFKHVRLPGELMLEAEHIILAVGQHAQLDNFATLKPQRNLINTQNYQTADPALFAAGDIVEGDKTVVYAVKTGKEAAQAIHHYLEGACSC from the coding sequence ATGCCACAACAAAATTATCTGGATGAGCTCACGCCTGCTTTTACCCCATTATTAGCAATAAAAGAGGCTTCCCGCTGTTTATTATGTCACGATGCCCCCTGTAGTCAGGATTGCCCGGCGCAAACCGACCCGGGGAAATTTATTCGCTCCATTTATTTCCGTAATTTTAAAGGCGCAGCCGAAACTATCCGCGAAAATAATGCGCTCGGTGCGGTGTGCGCTCGAGTTTGCCCAACCGAAAAATTATGCCAGCGCGGGTGTACGCGTTCAGGAATTGATAAACCTATCGATATTGCGCGTCTGCAGCGCTTTATTACCGATTTTGAACAGCAGACCGCGATGAAAATCTATCAACCGGCAACAAAAACGCTGGGCAAGGTCGCCATTATCGGTGCAGGTCCGGCAGGATTACAGGCCAGCGTAACGCTGAGCAATCTTGGTTATGACGTAACCATCTTCGAAAAACAGGCTCAGCCAGGCGGCTGGTTGCGCTATGGCATCCCAGAGTTTCGTTTGCCGCATTCGGTTTTGGATCATGAAATTGCCCGTATCGTTGAAATGGGCGTGACCATCAAGTGCAATTGTGAAGTCGGCAATGCCCTTTCCGTTGAGCAACTCAAAGCAGAATATCGCGCCGTACTGGTTACCCCAGGTATGTCTTACGGCTCAACATTGCCTCTTTTTGAGAAAGCGAATCACGTTGAAATTGCCGTCGATTTTCTGCAAAGAGCCCGGCAATCAATCGGAGATATTACCGTCGCCAAAAGTGCATTGATCATCGGCGGTGGCGACGTGGCGATGGATGTCGCCAGTACGTTGAAACTGCTGGGCTGCCCGTCAGTCACCTGTGTCGCGCGTGAAGAACTGGCTGATTTTCCGGCCAGCGATAAAGAATTCAGCAGCACCCAGGCATTAGGCGTGTCGATTATTGACGGTTTCACGCCCGTGGCGGTAAGCGGAAATCAAGTTACCTTTAAGCACGTACGCCTGCCAGGCGAACTCATGCTAGAAGCCGAGCACATTATTCTTGCCGTCGGTCAACACGCTCAGCTTGATAATTTCGCCACGTTAAAGCCACAGCGCAATCTAATCAATACGCAAAACTACCAAACTGCTGATCCGGCTCTGTTTGCTGCGGGCGATATTGTTGAAGGCGATAAAACGGTCGTTTACGCCGTGAAAACCGGAAAAGAAGCCGCTCAGGCCATTCATCACTATTTAGAGGGAGCTTGCTCATGTTAA
- the mglA gene encoding galactose/methyl galactoside ABC transporter ATP-binding protein MglA, whose product MVSTHTQSSGEYLLEMTGINKSFPGVKALDNVNLKVRPHSIHALMGENGAGKSTLLKCLFGIYQKDSGSILFQGKEIDFHSAKEALENGISMVHQELNLVLQRSVMDNMWLGRYPTKGMFVDQEKMYRDTKAIFDELDIDIDPRARVGTLSVSQMQMIEIAKAFSYDAKIVIMDEPTSSLTEKEVNHLFTIIRKLKERGCGIVYISHKMEEIFQLCDEITVLRDGQWIATQPLEGLDMDKIIAMMVGRSLNQRFPDKENKPGEVILQVRNLTSLRQPSIRDISFDLHKGEILGIAGLVGAKRTDIVETLFGIREKSSGTITLHGKKINNHSANEAINHGFALVTEERRSTGIYAYLDIGFNSLISNIQNYKNKVGLLDNSRMKSDTQWVIDSMRVKTPGHRTQIGSLSGGNQQKVVIGRWLLTQPEILMLDEPTRGIDVGAKFEIYQLIAELAKKDKGIIIISSEMPELLGITDRILVMSNGLVAGIVDTKTTTQNEILRLASLHL is encoded by the coding sequence ATGGTCAGCACACATACTCAGTCGTCAGGCGAATACTTGTTGGAAATGACCGGCATCAACAAGTCCTTCCCCGGCGTTAAGGCGCTTGATAATGTCAATTTAAAAGTCCGCCCGCATTCTATTCACGCCTTAATGGGGGAGAATGGCGCGGGGAAATCAACATTATTGAAATGTCTTTTCGGCATCTATCAAAAAGATTCCGGCAGTATTTTATTTCAGGGTAAAGAAATCGATTTTCATTCTGCTAAGGAAGCGCTTGAGAATGGTATTTCGATGGTACACCAGGAATTAAACCTGGTATTACAACGCTCTGTGATGGACAACATGTGGCTGGGACGCTATCCCACCAAAGGCATGTTTGTCGATCAGGAAAAAATGTACCGCGATACCAAAGCGATATTTGATGAACTGGATATTGATATCGATCCGCGTGCGCGCGTCGGCACATTATCCGTTTCACAAATGCAGATGATTGAAATTGCGAAGGCGTTCTCCTATGACGCCAAAATCGTCATCATGGATGAACCAACTTCATCGTTAACCGAGAAAGAAGTTAATCATCTGTTCACTATCATCCGTAAGCTGAAAGAGCGTGGATGCGGTATTGTTTATATTTCTCACAAAATGGAAGAAATTTTCCAGCTGTGTGATGAAATTACCGTTCTACGCGACGGCCAGTGGATTGCGACCCAGCCGCTGGAAGGGCTGGATATGGATAAGATCATCGCCATGATGGTAGGGCGTTCACTGAACCAACGTTTTCCGGATAAAGAAAACAAACCTGGTGAAGTCATTCTGCAAGTGCGTAACCTGACCTCGCTGCGTCAGCCGTCGATTCGTGATATCTCGTTTGATTTACACAAAGGGGAAATTCTCGGGATTGCCGGTCTGGTGGGTGCAAAACGCACGGATATTGTTGAAACGCTTTTTGGTATTCGTGAGAAATCATCGGGTACGATTACGCTACATGGCAAAAAGATTAATAACCACAGTGCAAATGAAGCCATCAACCATGGTTTTGCGCTGGTCACGGAAGAGCGCCGCTCAACCGGTATTTATGCGTATCTGGACATTGGTTTTAACTCGTTAATTTCTAATATCCAAAATTACAAAAACAAAGTCGGTCTGTTGGATAATTCCCGCATGAAGAGTGACACCCAGTGGGTAATTGACTCCATGAGGGTGAAAACACCGGGCCACCGTACGCAAATTGGTTCACTTTCTGGCGGTAATCAGCAAAAGGTGGTTATTGGTCGTTGGTTATTAACGCAGCCAGAAATTCTGATGCTGGATGAACCGACGCGTGGAATCGATGTTGGCGCGAAATTTGAAATTTACCAGTTAATTGCCGAACTCGCGAAAAAGGATAAGGGGATTATTATTATTTCCTCTGAAATGCCGGAGCTGCTGGGTATTACCGATCGTATTCTGGTGATGAGCAATGGTCTCGTTGCCGGAATTGTTGACACTAAAACAACAACGCAAAACGAAATCCTCCGTCTTGCGTCTTTGCACCTTTAA
- the yeiB gene encoding DUF418 domain-containing protein YeiB — protein sequence MERNVTLDFIRGVAILGILLLNISAFGLPKAAYLNPAWYGDITLSDAWTWALLDLFAQVKFLTLFALLFGAGLQMLLPRGKRWIQSRLTLLVLLGFIHGLLFWDGDILLAYGLIGLICWRLIRDAPSVKSLFNTGVLLYLVGVGVLLLLGVISGSETSRAWTPDASALLYEKYWKVNGGMEAISNRVDMMSNSLLALGAQYGWQLAGMMLLGAALMRSGWLKGQYSLQHYRRTGVLLVIIGMAINLPAIIAQWNLDWAYRWCAFLLQAPRELGAPMQTIGYAALMYGFWPQLSRLKWVIAVACVGRMALTNYLLQTLICTTLFYQFGLFMKFDRLELLYFVIPVWVINLLFSVIWLRYYRQGPVEWLWRQLTLRAAGTSLPRTSR from the coding sequence ATGGAGCGTAATGTCACGCTGGATTTTATTCGTGGCGTCGCCATTCTTGGTATCCTGCTTCTCAATATTAGCGCCTTTGGCTTGCCAAAGGCGGCATACCTCAATCCTGCCTGGTATGGCGACATCACCTTATCCGATGCCTGGACCTGGGCGCTGCTCGATCTCTTTGCGCAGGTAAAATTCCTCACGCTGTTTGCGCTGCTGTTCGGTGCCGGTCTGCAAATGCTGCTCCCACGCGGTAAACGCTGGATCCAGTCACGGCTTACGCTGCTGGTGTTATTGGGTTTTATTCACGGTTTACTCTTCTGGGATGGCGATATCCTGCTGGCATATGGCTTGATCGGCCTGATTTGCTGGCGGCTGATCCGGGATGCGCCGTCGGTAAAAAGCTTATTTAACACTGGTGTGCTGCTGTATCTGGTGGGCGTTGGCGTACTGCTGCTGTTGGGTGTGATCTCCGGGAGCGAAACCAGCCGCGCCTGGACGCCGGATGCTTCAGCGTTGCTGTATGAAAAATACTGGAAAGTGAACGGCGGAATGGAAGCAATCAGCAATCGCGTGGATATGATGTCCAATAGCTTGCTGGCGTTGGGTGCTCAGTACGGCTGGCAACTGGCGGGGATGATGCTGCTCGGCGCGGCATTAATGCGCAGCGGTTGGCTAAAAGGGCAGTACAGTTTGCAGCACTATCGACGTACCGGCGTGCTGCTGGTCATTATTGGGATGGCGATAAACCTGCCTGCTATTATCGCTCAGTGGAATCTGGACTGGGCCTACCGCTGGTGTGCTTTCCTGTTACAAGCCCCGCGAGAGCTGGGAGCGCCGATGCAGACCATTGGTTACGCCGCGCTGATGTACGGTTTCTGGCCGCAGCTTAGCCGTTTAAAATGGGTCATTGCCGTCGCCTGTGTGGGACGCATGGCATTAACCAACTATCTGTTACAAACCTTAATCTGTACCACGCTGTTCTATCAATTCGGCTTATTTATGAAATTCGACCGGCTGGAGCTGCTGTATTTCGTCATCCCGGTCTGGGTCATTAACTTACTTTTCTCCGTGATATGGCTACGTTATTACCGCCAAGGCCCGGTGGAATGGCTGTGGCGTCAATTAACCCTGCGTGCTGCAGGGACATCATTACCGCGAACATCCAGATAA
- the galS gene encoding HTH-type transcriptional regulator GalS, giving the protein MVTIRDVARQSGVSVATVSRVLNNSALVSPDTREAVMKAVTQLGYRPNANAQALATQVSDTIGVVVMDVSDAFFGALVKAVDMVAQQHQKYVLIGNSYHEAEKERHAIEVLIRQRCNALIVHSKALSDRELAEFMDQIPGMVLINRLVPGYAHRCVCLDNISGAKMATRMLLNNGHQRIGYLASSHRIEDDTMRKEGWLTALKEQGIVAAESWVGTGSPDMQGGESAMVELLGRNLQLTAVFAYNDNMAAGALTALKDNGIAIPLHLSIIGFDDIPIARYTDPQLTTVRYPIASMAKMATELALQGAAGTLDPQATHCFMPTLVRRHSVALRQNAAPITNL; this is encoded by the coding sequence ATGGTAACCATTCGTGATGTGGCACGGCAGTCTGGCGTTTCTGTAGCGACCGTTTCCCGCGTACTGAATAACAGTGCGCTGGTGAGTCCCGATACGCGTGAAGCGGTAATGAAAGCAGTCACTCAGCTTGGCTATCGACCTAATGCCAACGCACAAGCGCTGGCGACGCAGGTAAGCGACACGATTGGTGTTGTCGTCATGGATGTATCAGATGCGTTTTTTGGCGCGCTGGTAAAAGCCGTGGATATGGTTGCCCAGCAGCATCAGAAGTATGTCCTGATTGGCAACAGCTACCATGAGGCGGAAAAAGAACGTCATGCCATTGAGGTGTTGATTCGCCAACGCTGCAACGCACTGATTGTACACTCTAAAGCACTGAGCGATCGGGAACTGGCCGAGTTTATGGATCAAATCCCCGGCATGGTGCTTATCAATCGCCTGGTACCGGGTTACGCCCACCGTTGCGTCTGCCTGGATAACATCAGCGGCGCTAAAATGGCGACCCGTATGTTGCTGAATAATGGTCATCAACGCATCGGTTATCTGGCATCAAGCCATCGCATTGAAGATGACACCATGCGCAAAGAAGGGTGGTTAACTGCTCTGAAAGAGCAGGGGATTGTTGCGGCAGAAAGCTGGGTCGGCACCGGTTCGCCCGATATGCAGGGCGGAGAGTCTGCGATGGTGGAATTGCTGGGGCGCAATTTACAACTGACGGCGGTCTTCGCTTATAACGACAATATGGCCGCTGGCGCGCTGACAGCGCTAAAAGATAACGGTATCGCTATTCCATTACACCTTTCAATCATTGGCTTCGATGATATTCCCATCGCGCGTTACACCGATCCGCAGCTAACCACCGTGCGCTATCCCATTGCCTCTATGGCAAAAATGGCGACGGAACTTGCACTACAGGGCGCGGCTGGCACGTTGGATCCGCAGGCGACGCATTGCTTTATGCCGACGCTGGTACGTCGCCATTCAGTGGCGCTGCGGCAGAATGCGGCACCGATCACTAACTTATAA
- the sanA gene encoding outer membrane permeability protein SanA: protein MLKRVFYSLLVLLGLLLLTVLGLDRWMSWKTAPYIYDELQDLPYRQVGVVLGTAKYYRTGVINQYYRYRIQGALNAYNSGKVNYLLLSGDNAQQSYNEPMTMRKDLIAAGVDPADIVLDYAGFRTLDSIVRTRKVFDTNDFIIITQRFHCERALFIALHMGIQAQCYAVPSPKDMLTVRVREFGARFGALADLYIFKREPRFLGPLVPIPTMHQVPDDAQGYPAVTPEQLLELQKKQGK from the coding sequence ATGTTAAAGCGCGTGTTTTACAGCCTGTTAGTCCTGCTGGGCTTGCTGCTTTTGACTGTGCTTGGACTCGATCGGTGGATGAGCTGGAAGACTGCTCCCTACATTTACGACGAACTGCAGGATTTACCCTACCGCCAGGTAGGAGTGGTTCTGGGCACGGCGAAGTATTACCGCACCGGCGTCATCAATCAGTATTACCGCTACCGCATTCAGGGCGCATTGAACGCCTATAACAGCGGGAAGGTAAACTATCTGCTGTTAAGCGGCGACAACGCGCAGCAAAGCTACAACGAACCCATGACGATGCGTAAAGATCTGATTGCCGCAGGCGTCGATCCCGCTGACATCGTGCTTGATTACGCCGGGTTCCGAACGCTCGACTCCATCGTGCGTACCCGTAAGGTGTTCGATACCAACGATTTCATCATTATTACCCAGCGATTCCACTGTGAGCGTGCCTTGTTTATTGCGCTCCATATGGGTATCCAGGCCCAGTGCTACGCCGTACCTTCGCCAAAAGATATGCTCACCGTGCGGGTACGTGAATTTGGCGCCCGTTTTGGCGCACTTGCCGATCTCTACATTTTTAAACGTGAACCCCGCTTTTTAGGCCCACTGGTCCCTATCCCTACCATGCATCAGGTACCGGACGATGCACAGGGATATCCGGCAGTCACGCCTGAACAACTGCTCGAATTACAAAAGAAACAAGGAAAATAA
- the preA gene encoding NAD-dependent dihydropyrimidine dehydrogenase subunit PreA translates to MLTKDLSITFCGVKFPNPFCLSSSPVGNCYEMCAKAYDSGWGGIVFKTIGFFIANEVSPRFDHLSKEDTGFIGFKNMEQIAEHPLEENLAAIRRLKQDYPDKVLIASIMGENEQQWQELARLVEEAGADMIECNFSCPQMTSHAMGSDVGQSPELVEKYCRAVKRGSSLPMLAKMTPNIGDMCEVVLAAKRGGADGIATINTVKSITNIDLNRKIGMPVVNGKSSISGYSGKAVKPIALRFIQQLRMHPELRDFPISGIGGIETWEDAAEFLLLGAATLQVTTGIMQYGYRIVEDMISGLSHYLADQGFDSLEEMVGLANANIIPAEELDRSYIVYPNIHLDKCVGCGRCYISCYDGGHQAMEWNEETRTPHCNTEKCVGCLLCGHVCPVACIDLGEVKFKPGEKEHALTL, encoded by the coding sequence ATGTTAACGAAAGATCTTTCTATTACCTTTTGCGGCGTCAAATTTCCCAACCCGTTCTGCCTCTCTTCCTCCCCGGTGGGCAACTGTTATGAAATGTGCGCCAAAGCCTATGATAGCGGTTGGGGCGGCATTGTTTTTAAAACGATCGGTTTCTTTATTGCGAATGAAGTTTCCCCACGTTTTGACCATCTCAGCAAAGAAGATACCGGCTTTATTGGCTTCAAAAACATGGAGCAAATTGCCGAGCATCCGCTGGAGGAGAATCTGGCTGCTATTCGGCGACTGAAACAAGACTACCCGGATAAGGTTCTGATTGCGTCGATCATGGGGGAAAATGAGCAGCAATGGCAGGAACTGGCCCGCCTGGTTGAAGAAGCGGGTGCAGATATGATCGAGTGTAACTTCTCCTGCCCGCAAATGACCTCGCATGCTATGGGCAGCGATGTAGGACAAAGCCCTGAGCTGGTTGAAAAATACTGTCGGGCGGTTAAACGCGGTTCGTCCCTGCCAATGCTGGCTAAAATGACACCAAATATTGGTGATATGTGTGAGGTGGTGCTGGCGGCAAAACGCGGAGGAGCCGACGGTATCGCGACCATCAATACGGTTAAATCCATCACTAATATCGACCTGAACAGGAAAATCGGGATGCCGGTCGTCAACGGTAAATCTAGTATTTCCGGCTACTCCGGCAAGGCCGTTAAACCTATTGCTTTGAGATTTATCCAACAACTACGCATGCACCCTGAACTGCGGGATTTTCCGATTAGCGGCATTGGAGGAATTGAGACCTGGGAAGATGCCGCCGAGTTTTTACTGTTAGGCGCGGCCACGCTGCAGGTGACCACCGGGATCATGCAGTATGGATATCGGATTGTGGAGGACATGATCAGCGGGCTGTCACATTATCTCGCCGATCAAGGGTTTGACTCACTGGAGGAGATGGTGGGTCTGGCCAATGCCAATATCATCCCCGCCGAGGAGCTTGACCGTAGCTACATTGTCTATCCGAACATCCATCTTGATAAATGCGTCGGCTGTGGTCGTTGCTACATCTCCTGCTATGACGGCGGGCATCAGGCGATGGAATGGAATGAGGAAACCCGTACACCGCACTGCAATACGGAAAAATGTGTGGGATGTTTATTGTGCGGTCACGTTTGCCCGGTAGCCTGTATTGATCTGGGCGAGGTGAAATTTAAACCCGGAGAGAAAGAACATGCGTTAACGTTGTAA
- the mglC gene encoding galactose/methyl galactoside ABC transporter permease MglC, which translates to MSALNKKSFLTYLKEGGIYVVLLVLLAIIIFQDPTFLSLLNLSNILTQSSVRIIIALGVAGLIVTQGTDLSAGRQVGLAAVVAATLLQSMENANKVFPEMATMPIIVVVLIVCVIGAIIGLVNGIIIAYLNVTPFITTLGTMIIVYGINSLYYDFVGASPISGFDSGFSTFAQGFIALGSFRLSYITFYALIAVAFVWVLWNKTRFGKNIFAIGGNPEAAKVSGVNVALNLLIIYALSGVFYAFGGLLEAGRIGSATNNLGFMYELDAIAACVVGGVSFSGGVGTVFGVVTGVIIFTVINYGLTYIGVNPYWQYIIKGGIIIFAVALDSLKYARKK; encoded by the coding sequence ATGAGTGCGTTAAATAAGAAAAGTTTTCTTACTTACCTGAAAGAAGGCGGAATTTACGTTGTTCTTTTGGTTTTGCTGGCGATTATTATTTTCCAGGATCCCACTTTCTTAAGCTTACTGAACCTGAGTAATATTCTCACGCAATCCTCGGTGCGTATTATTATCGCATTGGGTGTGGCTGGACTGATTGTTACCCAAGGGACCGACCTGTCGGCGGGGCGTCAGGTTGGCCTGGCGGCAGTGGTGGCAGCGACTTTGTTGCAGTCGATGGAGAATGCCAACAAGGTGTTCCCGGAAATGGCGACGATGCCGATAATTGTAGTGGTGCTGATTGTCTGCGTGATTGGTGCCATTATCGGTCTGGTGAACGGTATTATCATTGCTTACCTGAACGTGACGCCGTTTATTACCACCCTGGGTACGATGATTATCGTTTACGGGATCAACTCCCTGTACTACGACTTCGTCGGCGCATCGCCAATCTCTGGCTTTGACAGCGGATTTTCAACCTTTGCACAGGGCTTTATTGCACTGGGCAGTTTCCGACTCTCCTACATCACCTTCTACGCGCTGATTGCCGTGGCCTTTGTGTGGGTGCTGTGGAACAAGACCCGCTTCGGTAAAAACATTTTCGCCATCGGCGGAAACCCGGAAGCTGCAAAAGTGTCTGGGGTAAACGTTGCGCTGAACCTGTTGATTATCTATGCGTTATCTGGCGTGTTCTATGCCTTCGGTGGTTTGTTGGAAGCCGGGCGTATCGGCTCGGCGACCAACAACCTCGGCTTTATGTATGAGCTGGATGCGATTGCGGCGTGCGTGGTTGGTGGCGTGTCGTTCAGCGGCGGGGTAGGTACCGTGTTTGGCGTGGTGACCGGTGTGATTATCTTCACCGTCATCAACTACGGTCTGACCTACATCGGCGTAAACCCTTACTGGCAGTATATTATCAAGGGCGGCATTATCATTTTCGCGGTCGCGCTGGACTCACTGAAGTACGCGCGTAAGAAGTAA
- a CDS encoding DUF2542 family protein codes for MDVQTLFVVLAFLLIPVFCFREAWKGWRSGAVDKIKKNAREPVFAYRNQEPLQFWSYVLVYAGCGCLSFGMVIYLVFYR; via the coding sequence ATGGATGTACAAACCCTTTTCGTCGTGTTGGCCTTTCTGCTCATTCCCGTGTTTTGTTTTCGTGAAGCCTGGAAAGGCTGGCGCTCGGGAGCCGTAGATAAAATTAAAAAGAATGCGCGCGAACCGGTTTTCGCTTATCGCAATCAAGAGCCGCTGCAATTTTGGTCTTACGTACTGGTTTATGCTGGATGCGGGTGCTTATCCTTCGGTATGGTTATTTACTTAGTTTTTTATCGATAA
- the mglB gene encoding galactose/glucose ABC transporter substrate-binding protein MglB — protein sequence MNKKVLTLSAVMASMLFGAAAHAADTRIGVTIYKYDDNFMSVVRKAIEKDAKAAPDVQLLMNDSQNDQSKQNDQIDVLLAKGVKALAINLVDPAAAGTVIEKARGQNVPIVFFNKEPSRKALDSYDKAYYVGTDSKESGIIQGDLIAKHWAANPNWDLNKDGKIQFVLLKGEPGHPDAEARTTYVIKELNDKGIKTEQLQLDTAMWDTAQAKDKMDAWMSGPNANKIEVVIANNDAMAMGAVEALKAHNKTSVPVFGVDALPEALALVKSGAMAGTVLNDANNQAKATFDLAKNLADGKGAADGTNWKIENKIVRVPYVGVDKDNLAEFTNK from the coding sequence ATGAATAAGAAGGTGTTGACCCTGTCTGCTGTAATGGCAAGCATGTTATTCGGCGCGGCTGCGCACGCTGCTGATACCCGTATTGGTGTGACTATCTATAAGTATGACGATAACTTTATGTCAGTGGTACGTAAGGCTATTGAAAAAGATGCCAAAGCGGCGCCAGATGTACAACTGCTGATGAACGACTCGCAGAACGACCAGTCCAAACAAAACGATCAGATCGACGTGCTGCTGGCAAAAGGCGTTAAAGCACTGGCGATTAACCTGGTTGACCCGGCAGCTGCAGGCACGGTCATTGAAAAAGCACGCGGACAGAACGTACCGATCGTGTTCTTCAACAAAGAACCTTCTCGCAAGGCGCTGGACAGCTATGACAAAGCGTATTACGTCGGTACTGACTCTAAAGAGTCCGGTATTATTCAGGGTGATTTGATTGCCAAACACTGGGCAGCTAACCCGAACTGGGACCTGAACAAAGACGGCAAAATTCAGTTTGTTCTGCTGAAAGGCGAACCGGGACACCCGGATGCTGAAGCACGTACTACTTACGTGATTAAAGAGCTGAACGACAAAGGCATTAAAACTGAGCAACTGCAGTTAGATACTGCAATGTGGGATACCGCTCAGGCGAAAGATAAGATGGATGCGTGGATGTCCGGTCCGAACGCGAACAAAATCGAAGTCGTTATCGCCAACAACGATGCTATGGCAATGGGCGCAGTTGAAGCGCTGAAGGCACACAATAAAACCAGCGTACCGGTATTTGGCGTGGATGCCCTGCCTGAAGCACTGGCGCTGGTGAAATCTGGCGCTATGGCCGGTACCGTGCTGAACGATGCTAATAACCAGGCGAAAGCCACCTTTGATCTGGCGAAAAACCTGGCTGATGGCAAAGGTGCGGCAGATGGCACTAACTGGAAAATTGAGAACAAGATTGTTCGCGTTCCGTACGTAGGTGTCGATAAAGATAATCTGGCCGAGTTCACCAATAAGTAA
- the cdd gene encoding cytidine deaminase, producing MHPRFQTAFAQLADNLQSALAPVLADAHFPAMLTAEQVSLLKRESGLDEDALAFALLPLAAACARTPLSNFNVGAISRGISGNWYFGGNMEFLGATMQQTVHAEQSAISHAWLRGEKGLAAITVNYTPCGHCRQFMNELNSGLDLRIHLPGRAPHVLRDYLPDAFGPKDLEIKTLLMDDQDHGFALQGDALTQAAITAANRCHMPYSKSPSGVALECKDGRIFSGSYAENAAFNPTLPPLQGALNLLNLNGYDYPDIQRAVLAEKADAPLIQWDATSATLKALGCDNIERVLLD from the coding sequence ATGCATCCACGTTTTCAAACTGCTTTTGCCCAACTCGCGGATAACTTGCAATCAGCCCTGGCCCCTGTTCTGGCGGATGCGCATTTCCCCGCCATGCTGACTGCTGAGCAGGTCTCTTTGCTGAAACGCGAATCGGGACTGGACGAAGACGCGCTGGCATTCGCTCTGCTGCCGCTGGCTGCGGCCTGCGCACGTACTCCACTGTCCAATTTCAACGTTGGGGCTATTTCTCGCGGCATCAGCGGCAACTGGTACTTCGGTGGGAACATGGAGTTCCTGGGCGCGACCATGCAGCAAACTGTTCATGCCGAGCAAAGCGCTATCAGCCACGCCTGGCTGCGCGGTGAAAAAGGGCTCGCCGCCATCACCGTCAACTACACGCCGTGCGGCCACTGTCGCCAGTTTATGAACGAACTAAACAGCGGACTGGATTTACGTATTCATCTGCCGGGACGTGCGCCACACGTACTACGCGATTATCTGCCAGATGCCTTCGGCCCGAAGGATCTGGAGATTAAAACGCTGCTGATGGACGATCAGGATCACGGCTTCGCACTGCAGGGCGATGCGTTGACCCAGGCAGCAATCACCGCTGCCAATAGATGTCATATGCCGTACAGCAAATCCCCAAGCGGCGTGGCACTGGAGTGTAAAGATGGTCGTATTTTTAGCGGCAGCTATGCTGAAAATGCCGCTTTTAACCCAACCCTGCCACCACTGCAAGGCGCGTTGAACCTGTTGAATCTGAACGGTTATGATTATCCAGATATCCAACGCGCCGTGCTGGCTGAAAAAGCCGATGCGCCGTTAATTCAGTGGGATGCGACATCTGCCACGCTGAAAGCACTGGGCTGCGACAATATAGAGCGCGTGCTACTCGACTAA